In a genomic window of Lepisosteus oculatus isolate fLepOcu1 chromosome 5, fLepOcu1.hap2, whole genome shotgun sequence:
- the LOC107076747 gene encoding maestro heat-like repeat-containing protein family member 1 isoform X6 has product MSLSHCKCQKRGRNWVSSCLSTQTEYQCPGPDEIIAVMEAMNSEPDMQELMKELYTLLQQNTKGTLPVILRFLSSSQMTPAHRTAILQAVERLLCETGAALQLDESLAKSTVSVGLKEMTMSSKWLPDWQQACGNILVSVVRDHYHTTMDMVLSYLQPGELPHHALLQAVSDISHHCILEIASDMGKILNFLVPLLPLAKTKVMRAMMSFALGSLCESWSQYQSQAPADNILDVSQQISTSYDIMSSWLPTTNLKVTEAIVLAFGPMCKFLSEEILQRNLLGIVYAFLPLYTVEWNIQYNRINKSLSLVVEAGLQKGRQVLNCHLNYMMNMMHTKICESFDPPEDEGYMYLIKSFIDLAKVFPQKVLQFVLVMLDSPVEQNQLGSLTLFSNIVHQDFLSGHLKEYVLKSFTGTLGNTSNKVKHLQSQVLMEMGKRGYLGLEGTVVALQYIVKNCALVDDITKSSRDPVSISAVRHSFEVVLCCWCTDDTVTEMLWSNLLKAIFWRTYSDALPVLCNNLNVLYSRLCEKGYSVISDFEELDYIASPDIMLIRLLLGASQSLRGGHECLTLLHSLSSIIHPRLHSMWEHLIPPLARNLTESQGVEISLEQWQEGLYVLLSNTLSSVADEAWACSLTKAMTRGICTLIATSEEKAFLCQCVGVAVQHVSRQDTVRDVLQDALLGVRYERPVEREGLAVLMGLCASAHPDVVLSVLEGVEKTDPEIYCSDLCSESDFTIALILSYGHIALKAPWLLQQRMETDFFGRVRQHFTTKDSSIRLILCRSVLMISQAVLSSSHTGTPSFPAKAQLLETMVEFIKEEPSDPLSSPVRLLALRNCVILSCFNPVLPDVHNTLLHICAKAVLTLSPEDSSGPEPQVLYSDFAEALLYLLLKTLQQNIRPAGLQGALEPVEAWLRSAQTWERVRAIEITKALLLFYLENFNPMNNLMFPVGELLGHLFPRCCDTEPSVREKAMECVITVLDIWMSGKGRAHKSCAKSLMTLKKSVFMELDQGTVRGSCSAVTQLVGRLLPHHQVKIMIRGLFDRLLLDSQHSCSSAACITITRLFQSHSKELASMVPDMLDVFMTCWNLHESVRESLKEGVVCLASYNLKLTISFLLTCSSIHESLLMEVWQALSTSQVASKIVTHLADYLCLTKGMKMGDLALAIPRYRKEHLATYNSTMETPVESVVLRALSGLMTILSVCENSQIKLLVPLVYRRAKLCLESESHEVRSTTVLLLGQLVRLGSEDAAIKKEVHSSLVSLLLNLTDCCPEVNETPPVPAILTKSLTRTVFKLGKQKITAIIVLYVSSSEIQKHLRDAIIVA; this is encoded by the exons ATGAGCTTGAGTCACTGTAAGTGTCAGAAGAGAGGGAGAAATTGGGTCTCCTCCTGTCTGTCCACCCAGACAGAGTACCAGTGCCCTGGGCCAG ATGAAATCATAGCTGTAATGGAGGCTATGAACTCTGAGCCAGACATGCAGGAGCTCATGAAAGAGCTCTATACCCTCCTACAGCAAAACACGAAGGGGACACTGCCGGTGATCTTGAGGTTTCTTAGCAGCAGCCAG ATGACACCTGCTCATCGCACTGCAATCCTCCAGGCAGTGGAGAGGCTGCTCTGTGAGACAGGGGCAGCTCTACAATTGGATGAGTCACTGGCTAAGAGCACTGTGTCAGTGGGCTTAAAAGAAATGACCATGTCATCT AAATGGCTGCCTGATTGGCAGCAAGCATGCGGCAATATTCTCGTGTCTGTGGTGAGAGATCACTATCATACAACCATGGACATGGTGCTGTCATATTTACAGCCTGGAGAGCTCCCACACCACGCCCTGCTGCAGGCTGTGTCAGATATCTCCCATCACTGCA TCCTTGAAATTGCCAGTGACATGGGGAAAATTTTGAACTTTTTAGTGCCTCTTCTGCCTTTAGCAAAAACCAAAGTCATGAGGGCAATGATGTCTTTTG CATTAGGAAGCCTGTGTGAGAGTTGGAGTCAATATCAATCCCAGGCTCCAGCTGACAACATCCTGGATGTCTCACAACAGATCAGCACCAGCTATGATATTATGTCCAGTTGGCTGCCAACAACTAACTTAAAG GTGACTGAGGCCATCGTTTTGGCATTTGGACCCATGTGTAAGTTTCTGTCAGAGGAGATCCTTCAAAGAAACCTGCTAGGAATTGTTTATGCCTTCCTGCCATTGTACACAGTTGAATGGAATATCCAGTACAACAGAATCAACAAG AGTCTCAGTCTGGTTGTGGAGGCAGGACTTCAGAAAGGTAGACAGGTTCTGAATTGTCATCTGAActacatgatgaacatgatgCACACAAAG ATCTGTGAGTCTTTTGATCCTCCAGAGGATGAGGGATACATGTACCTGATCAAGAGCTTCATTGACTTAG CCAAGGTCTTTCCACAGAAGGTCCTGCAGTTTGTCTTGGTAATGCTGGACAGTCCAGTGGAGCAGAACCAGCTGGGGAGCCTTACTCTGTTCTCAAATATTGTACATCAAG ATTTCCTCAGTGGACATTTGAAGGAGTATGTGCTGAAGTCCTTTACTGGGACCCTTGGAAACACCAGCAATAAG GTGAAACATCTGCAGTCCcaggtgttgatggagatgggGAAAAGGGGCTATCTGGGGCTGGAGGGCACAGTTGTCGCACTGCAATACATTGTAAAGAACTGTGCCCTTGTAGATGACATCACCAAG AGCTCCAGGGACCCTGTGAGTATAAGCGCTGTGAGACACAGTTTTGAGGTGGTGCTGTGTTGCTGGTGCACAGATGATACTGTGACTGAA ATGCTGTGGTCCAACCTGTTGAAGGCCATTTTCTGGAGAACATACAGTGATGCTCTGCCTGTATTGTGCAATAATCTGAATGTGCTCTACAGCAGGCTGTGTGAGAAGGGCTACTCTGTGATCTCTGACTTTGAAGAGCTGG ATTACATAGCTTCACCAGATATCATGCTGATTAGACTTCTG CTTGGAGCCTCTCAGTCGCTCAGAGGTGGGCATGAGTGCCTGACACTTCTGCACTCCCTGAGCTCAATCATCCACCCCAGGCTGCACAGCATGTGGGAGCATCTCATTCCACCCCTGGCCAGGAACCTCACAG AATCGCAAGGGGTAGAGATATCCCTGGAGCAGTGGCAGGAAGGGCTGTATGTG CTCCTGTCTAACACCCTGAGTTCAGTGGCAGATGAGGCCTGGGCCTGCAGCCTCACAAAGGCCATGACCAGAGGCATTTGCACACTCATCGCCACCAGTGAGGAGAAG GCCTTCCTGTGCCAGTGTGTGGGTGTGGCAGTCCAGCACGTCTCTCGCCAGGACACTGTGAGAGATGTGCTTCAGGATGCACTCCTAGGAGTTCGGTATGAGAGGCCTGTGGAGAGAGAG GGGCTGGCAGTGTTGATGGGGCTGTGTGCTAGTGCCCACCCTgatgtggtgctgtctgtgctgGAGGGAGTGGAGAAGACCGATCCGGAGATCTACTGCAGTGATCTTTGCTCTGAG AGTGATTTTACCATCGCTCTCATCCTTTCCTATGGGCATATTGCTCTCAAAGCACCATGGCTCCTGCAACAGAGAATGGAGACTGACTTTTTTGGCAGAGTCAGACAACATTTCACCACTAAG GACTCTAGCATCAGACTGATCCTATGCCGCAGTGTGCTGATGATCTCTCAGGCCGTGCTGAGCTCCAGTCACACTGGGACTCCCAGCTTCCCAGCCAAGGCCCAGCTCCTGGAGACAATGGTG GAGTTTATTAAAGAGGAGCCCAGTGACCCCCTGAGCTCTCCAGTTCGCTTGCTGGCCCTGCGCAACTGTGTGATACTGAG TTGTTTCAACCCAGTGCTGCCTGATGTGCACAATACCTTACTGCACATTTGTGCAAAGGCTGTGCTCACATTGTCTCCAGAGGATTCCAGTGGGCCTGAGCCCCAG GTGCTGTACAGTGACTTTGCTGAAGCTCTTCTATACCTGCTGCTCAAAACACTGCAGCAAAACATCCGACCAGCTGGACTGCAGGGAGCACTTGAG CCTGTGGAAGCCTGGCTCAGATCTGCCCAGACCTGGGAGAGAGTGAGAGCCATTGAAATCACAAAAGCCCTTCTCCTGTTCTACCTTGAGAACTTTAATCCCATG AATAACTTGATGTTCCCTGTTGGGGAGCTCCTAGGACACCTCTTTCCCCGGTGCTGTGATACAGAGCCATCTGTCAGGGAGAAGGCAATGGAGTGTGTCATCACAGTACTGGACATCTGGATGAGCGGAAAAG GTCGAGCTCACAAAAGCTGTGCCAAGAGTCTCATGACTCTGAAAAAATCAGTGTTCATGGAGCTTGACCAGGGCACAGTCAGGGGCTCTTGCTCTGCTGTCACACAG CTGGTAGGTCGATTGCTCCCTCACCACCAAGTGAAGATCATGATAAGAGGCCTGTTTGACAGGCTGCTGCTGGACTCTCAGCACAGCTGCTCCAGTGCAGCGTGTATCACCATCACACGCCTCTTCCAGAGTCACAGCAAGGAGCTGGCCAGCATG GTTCCTGACATGCTAGACGTCTTTATGACCTGCTGGAATCTGCATGAGAGTGTGAGGGAGAGTTTGAAGGAGGGGGTTGTGTGTCTGGCATCATACAACCTCAAACTCACCATCAGCTTCCTGTTGACCTGCTCTTCTATCCATGAGAG TTTGCTCATGGAGGTTTGGCAGGCCCTTAGCACCAGCCAGGTCGCGTCCAAGATTGTGACGCACCTGGCTGATTATCTCTGCCTAACAAAGGGAATGAAGATGGGTGATCTGGCCCTGGCT ATACCCAGATACAGGAAGGAGCATCTGGCAACTTACAACTCAACCATGGAGACCCCAGTGGAGTCAGTTGTCCTGCGGGCTCTGTCTGGACTAATGACCATCCTGTCTGTCTGCGAAAATAGTCAGATCAAGTTGCTGGTGCCTCTTGTGTACCGTAGAGCAAAGCTCTGCCTGGAGAGT GAGAGCCATGAAGTCCGCAGCACCACTGTGCTTCTTCTGGGGCAGCTGGTCAGGCTGGGTTCAGAGGATGCTGCCATAAAAAAAGAGGTCCACAGCTCCCTGGTCAGTCTGCTGCTCAATCTCACTGACTGCTGCCCTGAGGTCAACGAG ACTCCTCCAGTACCAGCAATTCTCACCAAGTCTTTGACCAGGACTGTTTTCAAATTGGGGAAGCAAAAAATCACTGCcatcattgtactgtatgtatcaagTTCAGAAATCCAAAAACATCTTAGAGATGCTATCATTGTTGCATAG
- the LOC107076747 gene encoding maestro heat-like repeat-containing protein family member 1 isoform X3: MSLSHCKCQKRGRNWVSSCLSTQTEYQCPGPDEIIAVMEAMNSEPDMQELMKELYTLLQQNTKGTLPVILRFLSSSQMTPAHRTAILQAVERLLCETGAALQLDESLAKSTVSVGLKEMTMSSKWLPDWQQACGNILVSVVRDHYHTTMDMVLSYLQPGELPHHALLQAVSDISHHCILEIASDMGKILNFLVPLLPLAKTKVMRAMMSFALGSLCESWSQYQSQAPADNILDVSQQISTSYDIMSSWLPTTNLKVTEAIVLAFGPMCKFLSEEILQRNLLGIVYAFLPLYTVEWNIQYNRINKICESFDPPEDEGYMYLIKSFIDLAKVFPQKVLQFVLVMLDSPVEQNQLGSLTLFSNIVHQDFLSGHLKEYVLKSFTGTLGNTSNKVKHLQSQVLMEMGKRGYLGLEGTVVALQYIVKNCALVDDITKSSRDPVSISAVRHSFEVVLCCWCTDDTVTEMLWSNLLKAIFWRTYSDALPVLCNNLNVLYSRLCEKGYSVISDFEELDYIASPDIMLIRLLLGASQSLRGGHECLTLLHSLSSIIHPRLHSMWEHLIPPLARNLTESQGVEISLEQWQEGLYVLLSNTLSSVADEAWACSLTKAMTRGICTLIATSEEKAFLCQCVGVAVQHVSRQDTVRDVLQDALLGVRYERPVEREGLAVLMGLCASAHPDVVLSVLEGVEKTDPEIYCSDLCSESDFTIALILSYGHIALKAPWLLQQRMETDFFGRVRQHFTTKDSSIRLILCRSVLMISQAVLSSSHTGTPSFPAKAQLLETMVEFIKEEPSDPLSSPVRLLALRNCVILSCFNPVLPDVHNTLLHICAKAVLTLSPEDSSGPEPQVLYSDFAEALLYLLLKTLQQNIRPAGLQGALEPVEAWLRSAQTWERVRAIEITKALLLFYLENFNPMNNLMFPVGELLGHLFPRCCDTEPSVREKAMECVITVLDIWMSGKGRAHKSCAKSLMTLKKSVFMELDQGTVRGSCSAVTQLVGRLLPHHQVKIMIRGLFDRLLLDSQHSCSSAACITITRLFQSHSKELASMVPDMLDVFMTCWNLHESVRESLKEGVVCLASYNLKLTISFLLTCSSIHESLLMEVWQALSTSQVASKIVTHLADYLCLTKGMKMGDLALAIPRYRKEHLATYNSTMETPVESVVLRALSGLMTILSVCENSQIKLLVPLVYRRAKLCLESESHEVRSTTVLLLGQLVRLGSEDAAIKKEVHSSLVSLLLNLTDCCPEVNEACRTVLWEAMPSMGSSVITGPLEETFSQDKELQFIKDMASILIKRFPGNVSLYQNCALKFARSRCPWVRESAAIFIGLLVQQRQNTLCSCLAIRRARQGLRALLQDQEPRVQERAAEAMSFFSQP, from the exons ATGAGCTTGAGTCACTGTAAGTGTCAGAAGAGAGGGAGAAATTGGGTCTCCTCCTGTCTGTCCACCCAGACAGAGTACCAGTGCCCTGGGCCAG ATGAAATCATAGCTGTAATGGAGGCTATGAACTCTGAGCCAGACATGCAGGAGCTCATGAAAGAGCTCTATACCCTCCTACAGCAAAACACGAAGGGGACACTGCCGGTGATCTTGAGGTTTCTTAGCAGCAGCCAG ATGACACCTGCTCATCGCACTGCAATCCTCCAGGCAGTGGAGAGGCTGCTCTGTGAGACAGGGGCAGCTCTACAATTGGATGAGTCACTGGCTAAGAGCACTGTGTCAGTGGGCTTAAAAGAAATGACCATGTCATCT AAATGGCTGCCTGATTGGCAGCAAGCATGCGGCAATATTCTCGTGTCTGTGGTGAGAGATCACTATCATACAACCATGGACATGGTGCTGTCATATTTACAGCCTGGAGAGCTCCCACACCACGCCCTGCTGCAGGCTGTGTCAGATATCTCCCATCACTGCA TCCTTGAAATTGCCAGTGACATGGGGAAAATTTTGAACTTTTTAGTGCCTCTTCTGCCTTTAGCAAAAACCAAAGTCATGAGGGCAATGATGTCTTTTG CATTAGGAAGCCTGTGTGAGAGTTGGAGTCAATATCAATCCCAGGCTCCAGCTGACAACATCCTGGATGTCTCACAACAGATCAGCACCAGCTATGATATTATGTCCAGTTGGCTGCCAACAACTAACTTAAAG GTGACTGAGGCCATCGTTTTGGCATTTGGACCCATGTGTAAGTTTCTGTCAGAGGAGATCCTTCAAAGAAACCTGCTAGGAATTGTTTATGCCTTCCTGCCATTGTACACAGTTGAATGGAATATCCAGTACAACAGAATCAACAAG ATCTGTGAGTCTTTTGATCCTCCAGAGGATGAGGGATACATGTACCTGATCAAGAGCTTCATTGACTTAG CCAAGGTCTTTCCACAGAAGGTCCTGCAGTTTGTCTTGGTAATGCTGGACAGTCCAGTGGAGCAGAACCAGCTGGGGAGCCTTACTCTGTTCTCAAATATTGTACATCAAG ATTTCCTCAGTGGACATTTGAAGGAGTATGTGCTGAAGTCCTTTACTGGGACCCTTGGAAACACCAGCAATAAG GTGAAACATCTGCAGTCCcaggtgttgatggagatgggGAAAAGGGGCTATCTGGGGCTGGAGGGCACAGTTGTCGCACTGCAATACATTGTAAAGAACTGTGCCCTTGTAGATGACATCACCAAG AGCTCCAGGGACCCTGTGAGTATAAGCGCTGTGAGACACAGTTTTGAGGTGGTGCTGTGTTGCTGGTGCACAGATGATACTGTGACTGAA ATGCTGTGGTCCAACCTGTTGAAGGCCATTTTCTGGAGAACATACAGTGATGCTCTGCCTGTATTGTGCAATAATCTGAATGTGCTCTACAGCAGGCTGTGTGAGAAGGGCTACTCTGTGATCTCTGACTTTGAAGAGCTGG ATTACATAGCTTCACCAGATATCATGCTGATTAGACTTCTG CTTGGAGCCTCTCAGTCGCTCAGAGGTGGGCATGAGTGCCTGACACTTCTGCACTCCCTGAGCTCAATCATCCACCCCAGGCTGCACAGCATGTGGGAGCATCTCATTCCACCCCTGGCCAGGAACCTCACAG AATCGCAAGGGGTAGAGATATCCCTGGAGCAGTGGCAGGAAGGGCTGTATGTG CTCCTGTCTAACACCCTGAGTTCAGTGGCAGATGAGGCCTGGGCCTGCAGCCTCACAAAGGCCATGACCAGAGGCATTTGCACACTCATCGCCACCAGTGAGGAGAAG GCCTTCCTGTGCCAGTGTGTGGGTGTGGCAGTCCAGCACGTCTCTCGCCAGGACACTGTGAGAGATGTGCTTCAGGATGCACTCCTAGGAGTTCGGTATGAGAGGCCTGTGGAGAGAGAG GGGCTGGCAGTGTTGATGGGGCTGTGTGCTAGTGCCCACCCTgatgtggtgctgtctgtgctgGAGGGAGTGGAGAAGACCGATCCGGAGATCTACTGCAGTGATCTTTGCTCTGAG AGTGATTTTACCATCGCTCTCATCCTTTCCTATGGGCATATTGCTCTCAAAGCACCATGGCTCCTGCAACAGAGAATGGAGACTGACTTTTTTGGCAGAGTCAGACAACATTTCACCACTAAG GACTCTAGCATCAGACTGATCCTATGCCGCAGTGTGCTGATGATCTCTCAGGCCGTGCTGAGCTCCAGTCACACTGGGACTCCCAGCTTCCCAGCCAAGGCCCAGCTCCTGGAGACAATGGTG GAGTTTATTAAAGAGGAGCCCAGTGACCCCCTGAGCTCTCCAGTTCGCTTGCTGGCCCTGCGCAACTGTGTGATACTGAG TTGTTTCAACCCAGTGCTGCCTGATGTGCACAATACCTTACTGCACATTTGTGCAAAGGCTGTGCTCACATTGTCTCCAGAGGATTCCAGTGGGCCTGAGCCCCAG GTGCTGTACAGTGACTTTGCTGAAGCTCTTCTATACCTGCTGCTCAAAACACTGCAGCAAAACATCCGACCAGCTGGACTGCAGGGAGCACTTGAG CCTGTGGAAGCCTGGCTCAGATCTGCCCAGACCTGGGAGAGAGTGAGAGCCATTGAAATCACAAAAGCCCTTCTCCTGTTCTACCTTGAGAACTTTAATCCCATG AATAACTTGATGTTCCCTGTTGGGGAGCTCCTAGGACACCTCTTTCCCCGGTGCTGTGATACAGAGCCATCTGTCAGGGAGAAGGCAATGGAGTGTGTCATCACAGTACTGGACATCTGGATGAGCGGAAAAG GTCGAGCTCACAAAAGCTGTGCCAAGAGTCTCATGACTCTGAAAAAATCAGTGTTCATGGAGCTTGACCAGGGCACAGTCAGGGGCTCTTGCTCTGCTGTCACACAG CTGGTAGGTCGATTGCTCCCTCACCACCAAGTGAAGATCATGATAAGAGGCCTGTTTGACAGGCTGCTGCTGGACTCTCAGCACAGCTGCTCCAGTGCAGCGTGTATCACCATCACACGCCTCTTCCAGAGTCACAGCAAGGAGCTGGCCAGCATG GTTCCTGACATGCTAGACGTCTTTATGACCTGCTGGAATCTGCATGAGAGTGTGAGGGAGAGTTTGAAGGAGGGGGTTGTGTGTCTGGCATCATACAACCTCAAACTCACCATCAGCTTCCTGTTGACCTGCTCTTCTATCCATGAGAG TTTGCTCATGGAGGTTTGGCAGGCCCTTAGCACCAGCCAGGTCGCGTCCAAGATTGTGACGCACCTGGCTGATTATCTCTGCCTAACAAAGGGAATGAAGATGGGTGATCTGGCCCTGGCT ATACCCAGATACAGGAAGGAGCATCTGGCAACTTACAACTCAACCATGGAGACCCCAGTGGAGTCAGTTGTCCTGCGGGCTCTGTCTGGACTAATGACCATCCTGTCTGTCTGCGAAAATAGTCAGATCAAGTTGCTGGTGCCTCTTGTGTACCGTAGAGCAAAGCTCTGCCTGGAGAGT GAGAGCCATGAAGTCCGCAGCACCACTGTGCTTCTTCTGGGGCAGCTGGTCAGGCTGGGTTCAGAGGATGCTGCCATAAAAAAAGAGGTCCACAGCTCCCTGGTCAGTCTGCTGCTCAATCTCACTGACTGCTGCCCTGAGGTCAACGAG GCCTGCAGGACAGTTCTGTGGGAGGCTATGCCATCAATGGGCTCCTCTGTTATCACAGGACCTCTGGAGGAGACATTCAGCCAAGACAAGGAGCTCCAGTTCATTAAGGACATGGCCAGCATTCTG ATAAAGAGATTCCCTGGCAATGTCAGCCTTTACCAGAACTGTGCCCTCAAGTTTGCAAGGAGCAGATGTCCATGGGTTCGAGAGAGTGCTGCCATTTTCATTG GCCTCCTAGTGCAGCAGCGGCAAAATACCCTCTGCTCATGCTTGGCCATCAGAAGAGCCCGTCAAG